One genomic segment of Gasterosteus aculeatus chromosome 6, fGasAcu3.hap1.1, whole genome shotgun sequence includes these proteins:
- the tacc2 gene encoding uncharacterized protein tacc2 isoform X8, giving the protein MQFCRRVLCKPCSARVTSPEEDMEYKMGSCIGISRRQVEAPAESLTRRDDRALLTDASTGRQGLLAEPALPDIAVIAGVEESACEPGDELEFPHDLLPSLDFSSEFHIWESSLGRAQSSSGERKCEQGNPLLAGLQPHMDSRPQGVIDARPHDSDPLLPDAQPPPQPAAAPCQVSKSVTPPLSLLVDRELQEAFQQCEEQMASLGMFNPIEPPSTTSETVKVERKTGDGLVNKSYESSPPPPIVIQQGHSNGVHGNKSTHGDSEAANPRTDTVVFSFRNYILGTESSPTAAKKESEIEAKHSLDKCPELKTDKEIKMVEQKETPTQTQLETTKDLFKEEDNYIALSDREERVNSYAAVGEHCTLDCNSVIKEEGTEATTETVDTKKDNCGNESSNCVCVFEKGETDDSVNETSEGSKDAFAETTTGANNYRDQDQEANTDKWMNSCDKHAGLDKKAKKKEKKKQRKKKKVEEKHIETENKAKTQPENDLKDTSLKNAGNHKGSTADIKPGTRADGQNVICGEQPDNGCDSKRQLSPGGSPSPPLSSPHSRLDHLTDSICSPVSNRAFSHNHITDAPCGVNHSSILQRKQHVTECVIDNHNTPGTYVQNAVINASVHPEKRSCPQTREAKVTSDAAILSHENRSPLSNTQTCVGASGVDAALEEASVVVAALPLATPTMPEVIESKREGESERRDSGERAATVAIAERERAVGDKDLGGVEKCSGSADGEKEGLLDSLSPLALICSRGEEGEAASKESRSVKMPHSSTEAEMNGARGTSARSPDAEMPADKGDGAKEAPLLAACSDTPPYGLLTGPDCLDHSAARSGGAGEGGGGGGGGGGEDVGKKARLTKVHSLFSQPEGSASGVSSAGTESPPPTNVAESQLRSQSWSEPIATISGTICTEQDRHEEAILPLLIELRSGDTNGGVRADLGNNLIAEDAPSCEKSSITETERNDGQVVPPLLPPQHLHTSQQILAERALGVLVGQSSRGTSRGNNRVHFADSVKQEGGSSVVVGRMAVSTMDCASLPPLTVHESLRYPVVEASYTFPDFLGVEKSEIATNAAHAADELATRSSADFPKPQKDVRLDEGGKDTGEKIKEDPVGNENLKTNSVDLKSVDMTCSKQRPSATERSQTGDLSQRVERATADADHSIDEEVSAKVTKHSKGDTEKEALNPGLSTEKKINKLHAEFQKSPVICDEGNQHPPSSCSLDPADDVTRQPLSDVSADLPGEQLSTDLVTCSDTETVTMICTASPQTKPRDPNDQPPTHLDQTPPHGRVTTDAMEIESHSCDLTMEESATSEEVTVCDPSIPVIEQCSSNSSLVLQPPGPMLSHLEFITDSDVSLPEHTIICGSDGDATKVEGGADGNKSREMTRTSSAPDLQHGDIGVKEDETCLKPEDGNYTMESVAELDNSAFNNRNIPFTLLGNVFPPQPPSAGNVLAKGLSGNVISQSHTEPGPTCFKPSICVASITDDLFNISCQRSSDLPTKEACDDIKQKDMNKTPGGQTSVVFAEKKEKVEEATMDNQKEAADSGKLQTGKTVKTQQQCYGPDEEAVDTIEVLQVPHEHEVKNTESTGTNINEGETKIAFASQSQTSSLPALKPAGSPREGLGSKVESGIEPHTVHVLSLCQTPTATPERCSHGATAPDVSAALGQSRSTPEPNCFAQQQEQPQWPLGSRHPAEELSGDCLERGEGTNRQGRPIPALVLGGTGVVEGGDSSVWSVDEWTRDGSSGDGEEGAKSTAALDGVYVPSHLAGDVDESGRAAERNASAGIVRVTASSHAEEIRQGVNENKCPALAVAGSDTDTGFASELVCKGQQKGNLSTDRQDQHGEQETSKNTAVSVESASKEPEASLVQTTVLSKFSTDSQGIHPVVFPCENQAGEIHTSMFSTLVVQAGSVEKDFRDANAKSNSGVTEEREIQDTACEPLELQNAAETTATQSSPAVQTPIKGPDVEETTKEDKAALGKEKASRQGEGQIEIEAMTKQEVTDQTGSAKDSSSFGVSKESGNDTSEYEGMSDGKTVEEVSVNPEAGDLPAGKPETNRIQALKEAAKLSQCEQETSRPLPSLESPQLEFLTPTEEPAAPWRQEEIHPPDRAADNTTETPALNILKKPVDLPKPLKKTAELLEPTRSTKAVFLEEAVKVELPKAPQQTVELPEPTQGTRVEVPEEDRVELPKAPQQTVELPEPTQGTTRVEVPEEEERVELLTAAQQIVELPEGTQGTRVEVPEEEEKVELPKAPQQTVELPEPTQGTRVEVPEEKRVELLTAAQQIVELPEPRREPQTSSEKEEQPPELLESTKSPEEIPEPTNNEIEIPEPNKASTEPPEPEKRLSRELPEEPRETPVESQPGETFKVPAVQDPAEERQDSGSSLAEQAGRGDRVPASPPPPAPEHHLSPAVPPHLQDTTEFPTPPPTPPERHTPEAPPTPPASPCIPPAPLPAPASPPLNPASQCEDRCPAAAPCPAPLRSSDSDGAFETPEATTPVKAVSPIDPPTQQLTSDDKVADSELTSADATCGTPTIVFDENKPIAASGQYNIEFPADSTSHTLTRSLSLQGGELDSGGLLDGSSVGGFRPHSESFSVGTESAPGTLRRPKKVHPGSVRKKPLPRQNSNPESPRPASSSSTPEIKKRAKPRTASPLQPQEEAEGGSATPSPGGTLRRTRKSRVETPPPLPEEANSTSQEEGLVVPALPLCQEDTPLVSSPTGNGESPIPPNTSYKWDPDNFEDIDPFNTGGSKVANSPVLGRKGPVCAPIATPPESPPISSVEPGPPAPLQEPITNPEEQPIIPTRQSVRLEFDYSEEGSEASHQASLPPKKVGKKPGGKMPLRKPKLGLKKAPKAQTEQLDNNPPATHNGNEEDIPVPQVSYKLEPDKWDDPNFNPFTSKKGITNSPKQSRPSHAFDTNDFDDSEDPFKSSNKMANSPPKATASFDLSSNDYDNENDNDNIGELENQNQNKPGKKKKTPIKSNTFRVKRSPKKSPLSDPSQDPTPTDETPSLRPKDDHATDEEKLASSTGHKWAALHDMEADLNSDQQDFPQPSDLTSFVNENSLPPQTPVQDYEIEYMEKLGSASPPLSVKKPSLYLKLDSVSDSLTKNTCAHGSEPSSPCTGSFEEMEAQITADMKTPVLSTRSGPQGSAGDKGRKREGESLSRTQSAERDEQSPYQGPVEAPAPVLAMPLLDRLSECDDFLQYLEPDLAETNPTAFAGKLQQHRDACSPVESGVSKNSLYTRTTTSYIEGESTNLPRELDHSLGIARDEIVTKEKEVLEWQRKYEDSRQEVVEMRRIVAEYEKTIAQMIEDDQKEKSLSHHTIQQLIMEKDQALADLNSVEKSLADLFRRYEKMKDVLEGFRKNEEVLKRCAQEYLSRVRKEEQRYQALKIHAEEKLDKANADIAHVRVKSKQEQACHQASLRKEQMKVESLERTLEQKNKEIEELTKICDELIAKMGRS; this is encoded by the exons GTCGAAGCTCCTGCTGAGAGTTTGACCCGGAGGGACGACCGAGCGCTTCTGACCGACGCCTCGACCGGCCGGCAGGGTCTGCTGGCCGAACCAGCGCTGCCAGACATCGCGGTCATCGCCGGAGTGGAGGAGAGCGCATGTGAGCCCGGAGACGAGCTCGAGTTTCCGCACGACCTGCTGCCCAGTCTCGACTTCAGCAGTGAGTTCCACATCTGGGAGTCCTCGTTGGG CAGAGCTCAGAGCAGCTCAGGCGAGAGGAAATGTGAGCAGGGGAACCCCCTGCTGGCAGGCCTGCAGCCACACATGGACAGCCGACCACAGGGGGTGATCGATGCGAG GCCTCACGACAGCGACCCACTTCTGCCAGATGCTCAGCCGCCACCTCAGCCGGCTGCCGCGCCTTGCCAGGTTTCCAAAAGCGTGACCCCTCCCTTATCGCTGCTCGTAGACCGGGAGCTCCAAGAGGCCTTCCAGCAATGTGAAGAACAAATGGCCTCACTTGGCATGTTTAATCCCATAGAGCCCCCAAGCACCACGTCTGAGACGGTTAAAGTAGAGAGGAAAACTGGAGACGGGTTGGTTAATAAATCCTATGAGTCATCGCCACCTCCTCCTATCGTTATCCAGCAGGGACATAGCAACGGGGTCCATGGAAACAAGAGCACACACGGAGACAGTGAGGCAGCAAACCCTCGGACGGATACAGTTGTGTTTAGTTTCAGGAATTACATATTGGGCACAGAGAGTAGTCCTACGGCCGCAAAGAAAGAGAGTGAAATAGAAGCAAAACACAGCCTGGATAAATGTCCAGAGCTTAAGACGGACAAAGAAATAAAGATGGTGGAGCAGAAGGAAACACCCACGCAGACACAATTAGAAACAACTAAAGATTTATTTAAAGAAGAAGACAATTATATTGCTCTCTCTGACAGAGAGGAGCGTGTCAACTCTTATGCAGCCGTTGGGGAACATTGCACTCTAGATTGTAATTCAGTGATTAAGGAAGAAGGTACGGAGGCAACCACAGAGACTGTAGATACAAAGAAAGATAATTGCGGCAATGAGTCCAGTAATtgcgtttgtgtttttgaaaaaggAGAGACTGATGATTCAGTTAATGAAACATCAGAGGGCAGTAAAGATGCATTCGCAGAGACAACAACGGGAGCAAACAATTACAGGGATCAGGATCAGGAGGCAAACACAGACAAATGGATGAATTCGTGTGACAAACATGCGGGGCTGGAcaaaaaggcaaagaagaaagaaaaaaagaaacaaaggaaaaagaaaaaagtggaaGAGAAGCACATAGAGactgaaaacaaagcaaaaactcagcctgaaaatgatttaaaggaCACATCTCTCAAGAATGCAGGAAATCACAAAGGTTCAACGGCAGATATCAAACCCGGGACACGGGCAGATGGTCAGAATGTGATTTGTGGGGAGCAGCCTGATAATGGGTGTGACTCCAAGCGACAGCTGAGTCCCGGGGGAAGCCCCAGCCCCCCACTATCATCCCCCCACAGCAGGCTGGATCATCTTACTGACTCGATCTGTTCACCTGTGTCCAACCGAGCTTTTTCACATAACCACATAACGGACGCCCCATGTGGCGTTAATCACAGCTCAATCCTGCAGCGGAAGCAACATGTAACCGAATGTGTCATTGACAACCACAATACACCAGGGACGTATGTCCAAAATGCAGTTATCAATGCATCTGTTCATCCTGAAAAGAGATCGTGTCCACAAACCAGGGAGGCTAAAGTTACCTCCGACGCAGCGATACTCTCACATGAGAATCGCAGCCCACTCTCAAACACCCAAACTTGTGTGGGAGCGAGCGGCGTGGACGCTGCCCTTGAAGAGGCTTCAGTAGTGGTTGCTGCGTTGCCACTGGCAACACCCACGATGCCAGAAGTGATAGAAAGCAAGCGAGAGGGAGAAAGCGAGAGGCGTGATTCAGGCGAGAGAGCGGCTACTGTAGCAATcgcggagagggagagagcggtaGGAGACAAAGATCTGGGAGGAGTAGAGAAGTGCTCTGGCTCCGCCgacggagagaaagaaggacTCCTGGACAGCCTTTCTCCGCTCGCGTTAATCTGTTCACGGGGCGAAGAGGGCGAGGCTGCATCTAAGGAGAGCCGCAGCGTCAAAATGCCACACAGCTCGACAGAGGCTGAAATGAACGGAGCGAGAGGGACGAGCGCTCGCAGTCCAGACGCGGAGATGCCAGCAGATAAGGGAGACGGAGCAAAGGAGGCTCCCCTGTTAGCAGCCTGTAGCGATACTCCTCCCTACGGGCTACTCACTGGTCCTGATTGTCTGGATCACAGTGCTGCGCGATCGGGGGgagcaggggagggaggaggaggaggaggaggaggaggaggagaggatgtggGAAAGAAAGCCAGGCTGACCAAAGTGCACAGTTTATTCAGCCAGCCAGAAGGCTCTGCTAGCGGGGTGTCATCAGCTGGGACCGAGTCGCCTCCGCCCACCAATGTTGCAGAGTCACAGCTGAGGTCACAAAGCTGGAGTGAGCCGATTGCTACCATATCTGGGACCATCTGCACTGAACAGGATCGTCATGAAGAAGCAATCTTACCTCTCCTCATCGAACTGAGGTCCGGCGATACTAACGGAGGGGTAAGGGCTGATCTCGGAAATAATTTGATTGCAGAGGATGCCCCGTCTTGTGAGAAGTCATCcatcacagagacagagagaaacgaCGGCCAAGTCGTCCCGCCTTTACTCCCACCTCAGCACCTGCATACTTCTCAACAAATCCTAGCCGAGCGAGCACTGGGTGTGCTCGTAGGGCAGAGCAGTAGAGGCACCAGTAGAGGCAACAACAGGGTTCACTTCGCAGACTCAGTGAAACAAGAAGGCGGTTCCTCTGTGGTTGTAGGGCGCATGGCGGTGTCGACTATGGACTGCGCCTCTTTGCCTCCGCTGACCGTACATGAGAGCTTGCGCTATCCCGTCGTCGAGGCCAGCTACACCTTCCCGGACTTCCTTGGGGTGGAGAAGTCAGAAATCGCCACAAATGCAGCGCACGCCGCGGATGAACTAGCAACACGGAGCTCGGCCGACTTTCCAAAGCCACAGAAAGATGTCCGTCTGGATGAAGGAGGTAAAGATACCGGGGAGAAGATTAAAGAGGATCCAGTAGGTAACGAAAACTTGAAGACAAACTCTGTGGATTTAAAATCAGTGGACATGACCTGCTCAAAACAGCGTCCAAGTGCTACCGAGAGGAGTCAGACTGGGGACCTTTCACAAAGAGTAGAAAGAGCCACCGCTGATGCTGATCATTCAATAGATGAAGAGGTGTCAGCAAAGGTGACCAAGCACTCAAAGGGGGACACAGAGAAGGAAGCCTTAAATCCGGGTTTGTCGACTgagaaaaagataaataagTTACATGCTGAGTTTCAGAAATCACCTGTAATCTGCGATGAAGGTAACCAACACCCTCCATCTTCATGTTCTTTGGATCCAGCTGACGATGTTACCCGCCAGCCTTTAAGCGATGTCTCTGCTGACCTACCTGGTGAGCAGCTCTCTACTGACCTTGTGACCTGTTCAGATACTGAAACTGTGACCATGATCTGCACAGCCTCTCCCCAAACAAAGCCTAGGGACCCAAACGATCAGCCTCCCACCCATTTGGATCAAACACCTCCTCATGGACGGGTTACCACAGATGCCATGGAGATCGAAAGTCACTCTTGTGATCTGACGATGGAGGAATCAGCGACTTCAGAGGAAGTGACAGTCTGTGATCCGTCAATTCCTGTTATAGAGCAATGTTCCAGTAACTCTTCTTTAGTGCTGCAGCCTCCTGGCCCAATGTTGAGTCACTTGGAGTTCATCACTGACAGTGATGTCTCACTTCCTGAGCACACGATAATCTGCGGCAGTGATGGTGACGCCACCAAAGTCGAGGGAGGAGCTGATGGCAACAAGAGCAGGGAGATGACACGCACGTCTTCGGCACCGGATCTGCAGCACGGCGATATCGGCGTTAAAGAAGATGAGACGTGTTTAAAACCGGAGGACGGAAATTATACTATGGAATCTGTCGCTGAACTTGACAATTCTGCATTCAACAATCGGAATATTCCATTTACActactgggaaatgtgtttcCTCCTCAGCCACCAAGTGCAGGCAATGTATTGGCAAAAGGTTTGTCTGGTAATGTAATTTCTCAATCTCACACTGAGCCAGGCCCTACTTGCTTCAAACCCAGTATTTGTGTAGCCTCCATTACGGATGATCTCTTTAACATCAGCTGCCAACGCAGTTCTGACCTGCCTACCAAAGAGGCTTGTGATGACATTAAACAAAAAGATATGAATAAGACACCGGGAGGTCAGACCTCTGTGGTGTTtgcagagaaaaaggaaaaagttgaAGAGGCGACAATGGATAATCAAAAGGAAGCAGCAGACAGCGGCAAGCTGCAGACAGGAAAGACCgtcaaaacacaacagcagtgtTACGGGCCAGATGAAGAGGCTGTAGATACAATTGAAGTCCTGCAGGTACCACATGAACATGAAGTCAAAAATACTGAATCAACAGGAACGAATATTAATGAAGGAGAAACAAAAATTGCCTTTGCATCTCAAAGCCAGACTTCTTCATTACCTGCCCTGAAACCTGCCGGGTCCCCTAGAGAAGGTCTAGGCTCTAAGGTAGAGTCTGGTATCGAACCTCACACCGTTCATGTCCTGAGTTTGTGCCAAACTCCGACAGCAACGCCGGAACGCTGCTCTCACGGGGCCACGGCACCAGACGTGAGTGCAGCTCTTGGCCAATCACGGTCCACGCCAGAGCCAAACTGTTTTGCTCAGCAACAGGAGCAGCCGCAGTGGCCTCTGGGATCCAGACATCCCGCGGAGGAATTATCAGGGGACTGTCTAGAGCGGGGAGAAGGGACTAACCGTCAGGGCAGGCCGATCCCAGCACTGGTTTTAGGGGGGACAGGGGTGGTAGAGGGAGGAGACAGCTCAGTTTGGAGTGTGGATGAGTGGACACGCGACGGCAGCAGTGGtgatggagaagaaggagcCAAATCTACAGCAGCTCTCGACGGGGTTTATGTGCCGTCTCACCTCGCCGGCGATGTTGATGAGAGTGGAAGGGCGGCTGAGAGAAATGCCTCGGCCGGCATAGTGAGAGTCACGGCCTCCTCTCATGCAGAAGAGATAAGACAGGGGGTGAACGAGAATAAATGCCCAGCGTTAGCGGTGGCTGGGTCAGATACAGACACTGGGTTTGCGAGTGAGCTGGTTTGTAAAGGTCAGCAAAAAGGCAATCTATCAACAGACCGTCAAGACCAACACGGAGAACAAGAGACCTCCAAGAACACTGCAGTATCTGTTGAGTCAGCATCAAAGGAACCCGAGGCATCGCTTGTACAAACAACTGTTTTATCAAAGTTCAGCACAGACAGTCAAGGCATTCATCCAGTGGTTTTTCCTTGTGAAAACCAGGCAGGAGAAATCCACACAAGCATGTTCAGTACTCTGGTTGTGCAAGCAGGATCCGTGGAAAAGGATTTCAGGGATGCAAATGCGAAAAGCAACAGTGGTGTAACGGAGGAGCGTGAAATTCAGGACACAGCGTGCGAGCCTCTCGAGCTACAAAACGCTGCTGAAACTACAGCCACACAAAGCAGCCCAGCAGTACAAACACCCATAAAAGGCCCCGATGTAGAGGAGACCACAAAGGAAGATAAAGCAGCCTTGGGCAAAGAGAAAGCTAGCAGGCAGGGTGAGGGACAAATTGAGATTGAGGCAATGACAAAGCAGGAGGTCACAGATCAAACTGGGAGTGCTAAAGACAGTAGCTCATTTGGTGTTTCTAAGGAATCAGGAAATGACACCTCCGAGTACGAAGGAATGTCCGATGGAAAAACTGTTGAAGAAGTGTCTGTGAACCCAGAGGCTGGCGACCTGCCAGCCGGGAAGCCAGAAACAAACCGGATTCAAGCATTAAAAGAGGCCGCAAAGCTTTCTCAGTGTGAACAAGAGACATCGAG ACCCCTCCCATCTCTGGAGTCTCCTCAATTAGAGTTTCTCACTCCGACTGAAGAACCAGCAGCCCCTTGGAGACAAGAGGAGATCCATCCACCAGATCGAGCAGCGGACAatacaacagagacaccagcTCTGAATATTTTGAAGAAGCCAGTGGATCTTCCTAAACCTTTAAAGAAGACCGCAGAGCTCCTAGAACCAACTCGGAGCACAAAGGCAGTGTTCCTAGAAGAAGCGGTGAAGGTAGAGCTCCCGAAAGCACCACAGCAGACAGTAGAGCTCCCAGAACCAACACAGGGCACCAGAGTAGAGGTCCCAGAGGAGGATAGAGTAGAGCTCCCGAAAGCACCACAGCAGACAGTAGAGCTCCCAGAACCAACCCAGGGCACCACCAGAGTAGAggtcccagaggaggaggagagagtagAGCTCCTGACAGCTGCCCAGCAGATAGTAGAGCTCCCAGAAGGAACACAGGGCACCAGGGTAGAggtcccagaggaggaggagaaagtagAGCTCCCGAAAGCACCACAGCAGACAGTAGAGCTCCCAGAACCAACACAGGGCACCAGAGTAGAGGTCCCAGAGGAGAAGAGAGTAGAGCTTCTGACAGCTGCCCAGCAGATAGTAGAGCTCCCAGAACCAAGAAGGGAGCCACAAACTTCctcagaaaaagaagaacagcCACCTGAGCTCCTTGAATCAACAAAAAGCCCGGAAGAGATACCAGAACCTACAAATAATGAAATAGAGATCCCGGAACCAAACAAGGCGTCAACAGAGCCCCCTGAACCAGAGAAGAGGCTGAGCAGGGAGCTGCCGGAGGAGCCCAGAGAAACACCTGTTGAGAGCCAACCTGGGGAGACATTTAAAGTTCCAGCAGTCCAGGACCCTGCTGAGGAGCGACAGGACAGCGG GTCCTCCCTCGCTGAGCAGGCAGGGAGAGGCGACCGAGTCCCGgcctctcccccaccccctgccCCCGAACACCACCTCTCGCCCGCCGTCCCACCTCACCTCCAAGACACCACAGAATTTCCCACGCCTCCTCCGACTCCCCCGGAGAGGCACACTCCTGAAGCTCCGCCAACCCCACCTGCATCTCCCTGcatccctcctgctcctctcccagcccccgcctcccctcctttAAACCCTGCCTCCCAGTGTGAGGACCgctgccctgctgctgcaccCTGCCCGGCTCCTTTGAG GAGTTCAGACTCTGATGGAGCGTTTGAGACCCCTGAAGCCACAACCCCAGTGAAGGCTGTTTCTCCCATAGATCCCCCAACCCAGCAACTAACGTCCGATGACAAAG TAGCAGACTCTGAATTGACCTCGGCCGATGCCACATGTGGTACCCCTACCATAGTTTTTGATGAGAACAAGCCCATCGCAGCCAGCGGCCAATACAACATTGAGTTTCCAGCCGATTCGACAAGTCACACTCTGACCCGCTCACTCAGCCTCCAGGGAGGAGAACTAGACAGCGGCGGCCTGTTGGACGGATCCTCCGTGGGAGGCTTCCGTCCACATTCTGAATCCTTCAGCGTCGGCACTGAGAGTGCCCCGGGGACCCTCCGCAGGCCCAAGAAGGTCCACCCTGGGTCTGTGAGGAAGAAGCCTCTTCCGAGACAGAACTCCAACCCAGAGAGTCCGAGGCcagcctcctccagcagcaccccGGAGATCAAGAAGCGCGCGAAGCCTCGAACGGCCAGCCCTCTCCAACCtcaggaggaagcagagggggGATCTGCCACCCCCAGCCCCGGAGGAACCCTCCGCAGGACCAGGAAGAGCCGGGTGGAgactcctcctcccctgccGGAGGAGGCCAACAGCACTAGCCAAGAGGAGGGCCTGGTCGTCCCTGCCTTACCCTTGTGCCAGGAGGACACCCCTCTCGTGAGTAGTCCGACGGGCAACGGCGAATCCCCCATCCCCCCTAATACCTCCTACAAATGGGATCCAGATAATTTTGAGGACATCGATCCTTTCAATACCGGAGGTAGTAAAGTTGCCAATTCCCCCGTTCTTGGCCGTAAAGGCCCCGTGTGTGCCCCCATCGCTACCCCTCCCGAGAGTCCCCCCATCTCCTCTGTAGAGCCGGGTCCCCCAGCTCCTCTTCAAGAGCCAATCACTAACCCAGAAGAGCAACCCATCATCCCCACGCGTCAGTCAGTGAGGCTGGAGTTTGACTACTCTGAGGAGGGCAGTGAGGCGTCGCACCAGGCCTCTCTCCCACCCAAGAAAGTGGGCAAGAAGCCCGGAGGGAAGATGCCTCTGAGGAAACCAAAGCTGGGGCTGAAGAAGGCCCCCAAAGCGCAGACAGAGCAGCTGGACAACAATCCTCCAGCAACCCACAATGGCAACGAGGAGGACATTCCTGTGCCCCAAGTGTCTTACAAGTTGGAACCCGACAAGTGGGATGATCCCAACTTCAACCCATTTACCTCTAAGAAAGGAATCACCAACTCCCCCAAACAGTCTCGGCCCTCACATGCCTTTGACACCAATGACTTTGACGACTCAGAAGACCCTTTCAAATCCTCCAATAAGATGGCCAACTCACCCCCGAAGGCTACTGCCTCCTTCGACCTGTCATCCAACGACTACGACAATGAAAATGATAACGACAACATTGGAGAACTAGAGAACCAAAATCAGAACAAACCtggcaagaaaaagaaaactccaATCAAATC TAATACTTTCAGAGTGAAAAGGTCGCCAAAGAAATCCCCGTTGTCCGACCCGTCCCAG GATCCTACGCCCACAGATGAAACTCCCTCTCTGCGGCCAAAGGACGACCACGCCACGGACGAGGAGAAGCTGGCCTCCTCCACCGGTCACAAGTGGGCCGCCCTGCACGACATGGAAGCAGATTTGAACTCTGACCAGCAAGACTTCCCTCAGCCGTCCGACCTCACGTCCTTCGTCAATGAGAACAGTCTTCCTCCCCAGACTCCAG TGCAAGACTATGAGATTGAGTACATGGAGAAGCTTGGCTCTGCTTCGCCT CCGCTGTCCGTGAAGAAGCCGTCTTTGTACTTGAAGCTGGACTCCGTATCTGACAGCTTAACCAAGAATACGTGTGCGCATGGATCAGAGCCCAGTTCCCCCTGCACAGG GAGTTTTGAGGAGATGGAGGCCCAGATAACAGCGGATATGAAGACACCAGTGCTGAGCACCCGGTCCGGACCCCAGGGCTCCGCCGGGGACAAAGGCAGGAAGAGAGAGGGCGAGTCCCTCAGCCGAACGCAGAGCGCGGAGAGGGACGAGCAG TCCCCTTACCAGGGCCCCGTGGAGGCCCCTGCTCCAGTCCTGGCCATGCCCCTGTTAGACAGGCTGTCTGAGTGTGACGACTTCCTGCAGTACCTGGAGCCTGACCTGGCTGAGACCAACCCCACCGCATTCGCCGGAAAACTGCAG cagcacagagatgcGTGTTCTCCAGTGGAGAGTGGAGTGTCCAAGAACTCACTTTACACCAGGACCACCACCAGCTACATTGAAGGGGAGAGCACCAACCTGCCCAGAGAACTGGACCACTCGCTGGGAATCGCACGGGATGAG ATCGTAACAAAGGAGAAAGAAGTGCTGGAGTGGCAGAGGAAGTATGAAGACAGCCgacaggaggtggtggagatgaG GAGGATTGTTGCTGAATACGAGAAGACGATCGCACAGATGATTG